The DNA sequence ATGGCTGAATTGATTGTTATGATATTTGGGCCAGAATTCAATTATCACTATGAGCCCAAATTATTTTGCttgcttggtccgaaaccaattGAGAGAGAAAGCAAATGTTTTTGCttcatgcttccaacggattccatttcTGTCATGTGatggattttaaaattttctttactTGAGTTAATTACCTTGGAAACATGAAAGAGAAAATGTCAAAGTGATTTGATGGAAATTAAGTGTAGCTTACACGCTACTACACAAAGCATGGAGAGTTGCacctaattaatttatttgtgatAACACTCATAGCTTtgccttttttctctttcttctctctctactctctcttcttctctttcggtCACCTCATAGAGAAAGAATGGAAGCTAATCCTAGCCACCGAAAAGAAGGAGAAGTAAGCTACAAGACCATcgcaatgatggcaagaaaaagaaaacaaaaagtatgttgtAGTTGAGGTTTTCatcacttatggtaagatttggtgaagagatctcagcttctccataccaaaaatagatgaagaagatTTTGGTCAGTAGAGAAAGATCCTTGGAAAGATGGCTTGTCTCTGAgtttgctcaaccaccacaggaggtagctacagtggctacgtgatggaggaGGCAGAAGTTAGAGCAGATGAAGCTGTCATCGTCATAACTCATCAAGGACTAGGAATCCGTCTTGGAGAGCAAGGCAAGATGgagggctcggattgatgaagattgataaccaaggaaggactagaggtaattgcatgttggattttgcatttggttatctcttctctctcactggccgaaccggttttgcatgaagaagaagaagtttagcttggtttgtttggtttcaaccgtggaggcttccccgtataaataagggagaacagccaagGCTTGaggcaaggagtgagagtgcaaagcacagagttctcatagctacctaagctaacagaagttcttctccttcaatgttctttattttgtaatttttctgtttaattttgtctgtcttgaatctcatgaaaaaaggcaaatagtgaggtttgtaagaaaaagccatagaatggaaaaaggcagagagtgcaaaattaaaaagaaaaagccatatatatccttagaggtcctttatacatctgtgttgtgtttcatgattctgtgagaatccccttgcaagttgggttagcactttgcagttgaaagcttggctgtgACCAAGTCAAATTAAGGATTGGGGTtcagattctggacttgtcccggataggaaaggttattcctagggagaattggtgtttgtaatcaagaatgattatagtgaaattccatcattgttgtgatagagactggatgtaggctgccttGCACTTTGTAGCTGAACCatgatatatcttggtgtaattttctctctcttctactccatttctgtttctgctgctcaggagataaaactgaaaaatatctcgtgccgagtgacgagacaaaaagaaaatatctcgtggctgggtacgagacaaaatcaaaaaagtctccagaagttgtttcaaagaccagcaagtatTATTAAgtgaaaagggggctaagattcaaccccccttatcttagccactgaaaaccatcaattggtataagagcttggtctcaaagagatcaagctttgcagcttggagaaaagatccagatggcagaaaacagtggctcaactctggtgtcctacaatctgacagaaggacagtcaagcaacagacctcctcttttcaatgggaaaaactacacctattggaaggagagaataaAGATCTTTGTGCAAGTAGTGGATTACAGACTCTGAAAAATTATCTTGGAGGGTCCtcagtttccaaccactacaagtgctgaaggagtgaTCTCACTCAAACCAGAAGCCAGCTGGaccgaagaagacagaaagaaggtggagctcaatgccaaagctatcaacttgctcaactgtgctatcagctttgaggagtaccgatgggtatcacgatgcacaacggtaaagaaaatctgggacaaacttcaaatcactcatgaaggaaccaccatagtAAAGAAGACAAGGATAGATATgttgaacagagaatatgaaatgttctcaatgaaggaaggagaaccaatagatgaaatgtttgaaagattcaacatcatcattgttgaCTTAGATGCTATGGGAATTACGTATCCTGATTCTGTGCTAATGAGGAGAGTTCTAAGATGTCTTACTAAAGattgggaaacaaaagctttaatcatATATGAGAGTAGTGGTCTAGATTCCATGACATATGATGACTTGAGAGGAAacctacttgcttttgaaaacacttatttgaaaaaagattcaaaaaagaaaggaattgcttttacatctgttactaaccccctggatgatgaatccagtgataattcctctgaaaatgaatgtgtgttgtttgcaaaaaaattcaggaaaatggtgaaacTCAAGGAGAGAAGCAAGGGAAGCAGCTCTAGGAAACAAAGGAAAGATGTCAGCAAGGTGACATGTTACAACTGCAAAGAAACTGGGCACTTCAAGTCAGATTGCCctaagttgaagaaagaagagaagccaaagaagagaaagaagaaagggctGATGGCTTCTTGGGAGGACTTGGAAAATGATTCTAAAGATGATGAAGAATCCAAAACCAAGTCTCAACAATGTCTTATGGCAGACCACGTTGAACAGGTAGTTATTCACAACCCTGACActgaatctcttcatcttatgatagactacctttctgaaaaaattagaTACTTCTTGCTGgataatcaagatcttgaacaacaaatcaccattcttaaagcagaaaatggttttctcaaagaaaaactaagggAAGCCAAAACTGatgttgatcttgttgaagaaaacaagcagttGAAAGCCCAACTTAGGAGCTATGAAAGTGATCATTCTGTTGTTGCATATGTAAATTGTTTTaaggaaaatgaagagttgcttaaagaggtcaaaaggctaaaagaagacttagccaagttcactcaaagttctgaaaatctgaatcaaatcttgaCTAGTCAAAAATCTCTTTATGATAGAGCTGGTTTGGGCTTCTATAAACCTGTTGAGAAaccttattttgaaaatattgcctcatcttctaatgacacaaggtttcaaaacccaacacgctttaacaaaatagcaactccaaggttttgtagactatgtaaccgaaatagacactttcccattcaatgcttttttggtgagaggatgattggtgataaagtttacaaagttgttttttattataatggATTAGGACACAAGAGATGGTTTAacatgaaaggatccaagaagatttggatacctaaggtcacttgagcttgttttgtaggtatgcctagcatccaaaagaaaggacaacatgtggtacatggacagcggatgctctaggcatatgaccggaaagacaaccttcttcataaagatTGATGAGTATGATTGAGGATTTGTCACTTTCGATGATGATggtaaaggaaagatagtggctattggaaaagttggtaaaagcttttcatcttgtataaatgatgttcttcttgtaaatggtttgaaacataatttacttagtgtaagccagttgtgtgatttaggatatgaagttatttttagaaagtttatGTGCTTAGTTGTGTGTGAAAAACTGGGGATATTTTGTTTGAGGCTAAaaggtgcaataatgtgtatggattgactcttgaagacttgaaagaacaaaatgtaacatgtttcaCTTCTCTTGAATctaaaaaatggctatggcatagaaagttgggtcatgctagcatgtaccaaatttctaagctagtcaagaaaaatttggttagagaaattccaaatatcaaatttgataaggatcttgcttgtgatgcttgccaattaggcaaacaagtaaaatcttcttttaaaccaaaagatggaatctcaaccaaaaggccattagagatgttacacattgatctttttggtccaacaagaactcaaagtttatgaggtaaacactatggtctagtGGTGGTAGATgactactctagatttggttgggtacttttttcttgctcataaaaatgatgcttttcatgctttctcaaccttttgcaaaagaattcaaaatgaaaaggatttaaaagttgcccatttgagaagtgatcacggaaaagaatttgaaaaccaagacttcaaaaaattctgtgatgattttggaattgctcataacttttcatctcctagaacccctcaacaaaatggggtggttgagaaaaggaatagaagccttcaagagatgactagggccatgttatgtgagaatgagattccaaaatttctatgggcAGAAGCTGTAAATACatcttgttatattttgaataggaccattattagaaaaaggttgaagaaaactccgtatgagctatggaaaggaactccTCCAAATATTAAGTATttccatgtttttggatgcaaatgctttgtactcaataataaagaaaaccttggtaaatttgatcaaaaatcctatgaagggatgtttgttggatactccaccactagcaaggcctatagaattTACCTCAAGGAACATAGGACCATAGAGGAATTCATACATGtctctttttgtgattctaattcaaTTCCCAGTGCTGTGATTGAAGATGATACATATTGTGAAGATATTGTCAACAAGGAAACCagtgaagaaaatcccaagtctgctcaaaatgaagaatctgtcagtcTAGTTTTGTCTCATCAGAATGGAGGAGatatttccattttgtctcctgagccagcaAGAGAAACTGGAACAGAACAAAccacagaagctcatcaaagctcaacaccactccgaaagcctagagaatggaaatccatgaggggttatcctcatgactttatcattAGTGATCCCTCACAAGgtataacaacaagatcctcatccaaaaggcaaaccgaaccaaGCAATTTTGCCCTCTTGTCACAAATGAAGCCCAACAATGTaaagcaagctcttgaagatccatcatgggtcaaagccatggaagaagaacttgctcaattcgacaagaatgaggtttagACACTAGTACCctatccggatggtaagaaggttacgggtactaagtgggttttcaaaaataaattaggtgaggatggaaaagttgttcgtaacaaggctagattagtggcccaaggttacgatcaagaagagggtataaattttgatgagtcttttgctccggtagctagaatggaagcaattaggttgctttttgcctatgctgcccataaggattttaaaatatttcaaatggatgtaaaatgtgtttttcttaatggctttattgatagagaagtgtttgtggaacaaccccccggttttgaagataaagaattttcaaaccatgtttttaaactctctaaggctctttatggccttagacaagctccaagaacttggtatgaaagacttagtgccttcttgttggaaaatcaatttcaaaggggaaccaccgacactactttatttattaaagcatccattacaagaaaacagctctattgccacgcttttaaagcgtggcaaaaagctgaaaaaagcgtggcgatagcttttcgccacgctttttgagctaccgtcacgcttttgaaagggtggcCTCTACAAGcgtggcggttgctctatcgccatgcTTTTGGTGACCTATCGCTACACTTtttcttttgccacgctttttataAATGGCCACCcgttaaagcgtggccgtatgtgGGAGATATGgtcatgctttaaaagcgtggccatatgaaagatatggccacgcttttgaagcgtggcgatagagagagatttggccacgcttttgaagcgtggcgatagagagagatatggccacgcttttgaagggTGGCGATAGcaagatatggccacgcttttgaagggTGGCGATAGCAAGATATGgccttataaaatttaaaaaaaaaaaaatcctttttctaatttttaccTTCAtcgatacaaaatatatatttttcagttcttttttattaccaaacttataaatatagtatacaatttttattataagacaaattaaataataattagtgacatatataatttttgctataattgttttatacattaaaaaactaatactcaaatacaaaataaatctcgagttcaaattccaaaactaaaaactaaagaaaaatataaaaacaatacAACTTAAATCCTAAGTCCTTTGCTGTTCCTCCTTCTTCTAGCCCTCTTAAACTTCATTCCGTTAGATCATACATAATTGTTCAACTTGTTCACTCCCTGAACCGCTCTCCATGATCTCTTCCTTCCCTCACAAGATTCCGTCTTCTTCCTTCTAAAACCACACAAACTGATTAAACAAGAAGCAATAATTAAGGTGAAGAGAAAGGCTTGTTTTGTGTACCATGGTGGGAAAAGAGTGATGAAAATGCATGGTAGGCATGAAGGTGAAGCTGTTGTTTTGGATCGGAGAAGAGAAAAGTGTTTCGGATGAGTTTATAACTACGTTGCCTCCCATTGTAGACATTACTTGGCAATCCTCATACAttcttgctgcttcttctttctttcttatgttGAGGAGAAAAAGTTTCTTCAGTTGAGACAAACCTGTTTTGTCACCCCAAAGAAAAAGTATCAGAATCAGAATCCAACCAGCAGAAACAACAGCTGAGCTAATGAAGAAAGCTAACGGGACATTCTCATTTCACCAACCCAAAATACAACAATAAGGGAAGATTCATTTCACATACAAATAGGCAAAATCTCAGGAGTATATGAAaggaaacaaaatagaataatgtCCCTCACAATCTTTGGAagatttattttcttctttctttcttttataacaCACatgtaaaaaatgtaaaaaataaaataagcaaaAAGAGTAGTAAATATTATAGAGAATAGAGAGCATGACCATGGGGAAAGGTTGGAAGCTATGGTTTTGTGACGTTCACAGAAGACACACCCACTACTAGAAGAGTGTGGTGGAGTTGTAATAAATCGGTTATAGTGGTAGTAATTTATTTTACTGGTGGGAAAAGGGTAAATGCGGTTGGACAGAAACCGATCAGCGCCACTTACTGCGTCGGCTGTTACATTCCACAGGCTTCTTTCTTAATGGCTGGTAGTTCTTATTGACACAGATCAATGGGGCAAACTTTTCATATTAATGGCAAATTGCACCATGCACATATTATATAAGGTCAGCTGGTAGTAGTAAGGACGTTGTTCTCACTAgttcttttttatatgaaaaatgcAGTTTATGATTAAGTTCTATTTTTTACATGGAAAATGCAGAGTATTAGGTAAGAAAAAATCAAGTGAGATTTAGTTTGCTGCTAATATTGACATGTTTGAATGAAAGTTATAAAATTTCTTGAAGCAGTTCTATGTTCAAGTAATGAGATgcatttgaattttcttttttcctttttccattaatgagatattttttaattctaaaaatgaCATCTGAATGAATTTATACATTTGCTATATATGATGAatacaactaattttaaattgtaattttctcaagtaatcttttcttttatttttctatgtattttggaaatgatttgttttcaattttatttttatattcttacATTCATCTAGATGCTTTATTTGAATTGTAGGCTACAACTATGATTTATACAGCTTGGTTCTTGATTATAAAAACAAAGTTTCATCCAACATATATCAAGCACAAACGAAAAGCTTAATAGAAAATAACTTCAGCAAATtgaaaaagtataaattataGTCACATTcagtttttataaattttaatcaacTCACATTGGAAAATCCAAGAGTAACATACATTGAT is a window from the Arachis hypogaea cultivar Tifrunner chromosome 17, arahy.Tifrunner.gnm2.J5K5, whole genome shotgun sequence genome containing:
- the LOC112764522 gene encoding uncharacterized protein isoform X1 — translated: MPTYQAYFCHCYLSSLRVMILTKPNWFISAPICYLNKEQDGDLALQMKINVCYSWIFQCLSQLKKLFLLNIRKKEEAARMYEDCQVMSTMGGNVVINSSETLFSSPIQNNSFTFMPTMHFHHSFPTMKEEDGIL
- the LOC112764522 gene encoding uncharacterized protein isoform X3 — translated: MILTKPNWFISAPICYLNKEQDGDLALQMKINVCYSWIFQCLSQLKKLFLLNIRKKEEAARMYEDCQVMSTMGGNVVINSSETLFSSPIQNNSFTFMPTMHFHHSFPTMKEEDGIL
- the LOC112764522 gene encoding uncharacterized protein isoform X2, with translation MPTYQAYFCHCYLSSLRVMILTKPNWFISAPICYLNKEQDGDLALQMKINVCYSWIFQCLSQLKKLFLLNIRKKEEAARMYEDCQVMSTMGGNVVINSSETLFSSPIQNNSFTFMPTMHFHHSFPTMEEDGIL